GCGGCCCCGTCGGGCTGCTTGGCGTGGCGTTTGCGTGGTGTTTGCCGAGCGCTGGCCGAGGGGGGCTGAACGCGGGCCGCGAGCACGCCGTACGAAACTGTGACGGATCCGGCCCGCGCCGGATCCGCCGAACCGCCGGGCTTCGTACGGAAGGACCTTCGGGTGCCTGTCTCCACTCGCTCATCCCAGCCGCCTGCACGGAAAGACCCCGAGGACGACACCGTGACGACCGCGCACCCGGAGACCGAGCCCGCGCCCCCGGCGGACACCGCTTCTCCGGAGGCGACCCCGGCGGCAGGAGCCACCGAGAACTCCGCGAGCGCCGAAGCGACGGAGACGGCCGAGACAGCCGAAGCCGGCGAGACGGCAGAGGCGAGGGAGACGCCCGAGGCGCCCGACCCGGCAGCAACCTCCGAGACCTCCGCCGCGCCGGAGACGGCAGAGGCGACCAGGTCCGCCGGGGCGACAGAGACGCCCGACGCGGCCGAGACCGGCAAGGCGGGCGTGAGGCCCGGCGCGGCCGAAGCCGCCGAGGCGACGGAGGTGCCCGGCGTGGTCGGGGCGCGGCCGCGTGGGGTGCGGGCGCGGGTCGCCCACTGGCGGGACTGGCGGAGTCGGCATGCCCGGGCCGCCCGGGTGGTGTGGTGGACGGCGACCGTCGCCTCCGCCGTGCTGGTGCTCGGGGCGCTGCTGCTGCCCAATCGTCTTTTCGCCCTGCACACGAGCCAGTTCCTGCGGCTGCCGGGTGAGGCGATCATCGGCGCGGCGCTCGTGCTGGCGCTGCCGCGCAGACCCCGGGTGGCGCTGGCGGCGCTGGCCGGTACGGTGCTCGGCGCGGTGACCATACTCAACGTGCTCGACATGCAGTTCGTCGAGTACCTGGGCCGCGACTTCAACGTCGTCCTGGACTGGACCCTGCTCAGCGACGCGCAGTCGTACGTGGCGGACACACTGGGCGGGGTCGTCGCCGTCGCCGCGTCGATCGGGCTGGCCCTGCTCGTCGTCCTCGTGCTGTTCGTCATGGCGGCCGCGACGGTCCGGCTGAGCAACCTGCTGGTGCGGGACACCCGGCGGGCGACCAGGGGCACGCTGATCGCGGGCACCGCCTGGATCACCTGCTCGGTCCTCGGGCTTCAGATCGCCGGGGGTCCCATCGCCTCCGACCGGGTCGCGGGGACGATCGCCTCCGAGGCGGGGCGGGTGCGCGACACCCTCAAGGACGAGGCCGAGTTCGGGAAGGTGGCGCGCAGCGACACGTTCGGCGCCACCCCTGCCGCCCAGCTCCTGCCGGACCTGCGGGGCAAGGACGTCGTCTTCACGTTCATCGAGAGCTACGGCCGCAGTGCCATCGAGGACGCGGGTATGGCGCCGGGCGTCGACGAGACGCTCGCCACCCGCACCGCGGCGCTGGCGAAGGCCGGCTTCAGCGCGAAGAGCGGCTGGCTGACCTCGGCGACGTACGGCGGCAGCAGCTGGCTCGGCCACTCCACCACCCTGTCGGGGCTCTGGGTCGACACCCAGCAGCGGTACCGCACGGTCATGGCCAGCGACCACCTCTCACTGACCAAGGCGTTCCAAAAGAGCGGCGCGTGGGACACGGTCGGCATCATGCCGGGCGTGCAGAAGGGCTGGCCCGAGGCGAAGTTCTACGGCCTGGACAAGGTCTACAACGCCTTCGAGATGGGGTACCAGGGGCCGAAGTTCAGCTGGTCGACCATGCCCGACCAGTACGCGCTGGAAGCGTTCCAGCGGCTGGAGCACGGCCGCGCCGGCCGTGACAAGCCGCTGATGTCGGAGATCATCCTGACCTCCAGCCACCAGCCCTGGGCGCCGATCCCGAAGATGGTCGGCTGGGACGACCTCGGTGACGGCTCGGTGTTCAAGGGCATCGAGGCGGCCGGCCAGAAGGCGTCCGACGTCATCGCCGACTCCGCCAAGTCCAAGGCGGAGTACGGCAAGTCGATCCAGTACTCGGTGACCGCGCTCACCGAGTGGCTGGAGCGCTACGGCACCGAGGACACCGTCCTGGTCTTCCTCGGCGACCACCAGCCGATCTCCCGGGTCAGCGGCAACAACGCCAGCCGGGACGTGCCGGTGTCGATCGTCGCCAAGGACCCGAAGGTCCTCGACAAGATCTCCTCCTGGAACTGGACGGACGGTCTGCGGCCGGCCCACGACGCCCCGGTGTGGAAGATGAGTTCGTTCCGCGACCGTTTCCTGACGGCGTACGGCTCGACCGCGCACCCGTCCAAGGGCTGAGCGCCCCTCGAAGCGCCGGGTCTGCGGCGGCGCCTCAGCCGCCCGAGGTGTCCAGCTCCGCGTCCTCGCCGACGCCCGCGCAGTCGTAGGGGTCCTTCAGCCAGCCGTCCGGCAGCACGACCCTGTTGTTGCCGGAGGTGCGGCCGCGGGGGCCGTCGGCGCCGGCGGGCCAGGGCTGGTCGAGGTCCAGCTCGTCGAGGCCGGCGCGCAGTTCGGCGAGGGACGAGGTGACGGCCAGCCGCTTGCGCATCTCGGAGCCGACGGCGAAGCCCTTGAGGTACCAGGCGACGTGCTTGCGGAAGTCGACGACCCCGCGGGGCTCGTCGCCGATCCACTCGCCGAGCAGGGTGGCGTGCCGGACCATCACGTCGGCGACCTCGCGCAGGGACGGGCGGGCGATGTCGTCCGTGCGGCCCTCGAAGGCGGCCACCAGGTCGGCGAACAGCCACGGCCGGCCGAGGCAGCCACGGCCCACGACCACGCCGTCGCAGCCCGTCTCGCGCACCATGCGCAGCGCGTCCTGCGCCGACCAGATGTCGCCGTTGCCGAGGACGGGGATCTCGGGGACGTGCTCCTTGAGGCGGGCGACGGCCTCCCAGTCCGCGGTGCCGCCGTAGTGCTGGGCGGCGGTGCGTCCGTGCAGCGCGATGGCGGTGACGCCCTCCTCGACGGCGATGCGCCCGGCGTCGAGGTAGGTGATGTGGTCGTCGTCGATGCCCTTGCGCATCTTCATGGTCACCGGGAGGTCCCCGGCGCCGCTGACCGCCTCCCGCAGGATCGCGCGCAGCAGGTTGCGCTTGAAGGGGAGCGCGGAGCCGCCGCCCTTGCGGGTCACCTTGGGGACGGGGCAGCCGAAGTTGAGGTCGATGTGGTCGGCGAGGCCCTCGTCCGCGATCATGCGGACGGCCTTGCCGACGGTGGCCGGGTCGACGCCGTACAGCTGGATCGAGCGCGGCTTCTCGGTCGCGTCGAAGTGGATCAGCTGCATGGTCTTCTCGTTGCGTTCGACCAGCGCCCGGGTGGTGATCATCTCGCTCACGAAGAGGCCCTTGCCGCCGCTGAACTCCCGGCACAGGGTCCGGAACGGAGCGTTGGTGATCCCGGCCATGGGGGCCAGGACGACCGGCGGTGTGACGTGGTGCGGGCCGATCCGGAGGGTCGAGTTCTGCGCGGGCGCGGTCGTGGACATCCACCCATTGTCACGCATCGGACGGCGTGCCCCGCCGCACTTCTCCCCGGCCCGCTCCCCCGCGGTCACCGTCGGACCGCGGCCGCTCACCCTCGGATCATGTAACGACCATTAGTTAGGCGCACTATTGATTCGGGCGTACGATGGTCCGCATGCCCGAGCTCAGCCCTCGCCGCCGTCGGCTGGTCCTGTCGATCTGCTGCATGAGCCTGCTGATCGTCAGCCTCGACGTCACCGTCCTCAATGTCGCCCTGCCGGCGATGCAGAGCGACCTGCACGCCTCCACCGCCGGTCTCCAGTGGACGATCGACGCGTACACGCTCGTCCTGGCCATGCTGCTGATGCTGGCGGGCTCGACCGCCGACCGGATCGGCCGCAAGAAGGTCTTCATGGCCGGCCTGGTGGTCTTCACGCTGGGCTCGTTGCTCTGCTCGCTCGCCCCGAACCTGGAACTGCTCGTCGCGGCACGGATGATGCAGGCGGTCGGCGGGTCGATGCTGAACCCGGTCGCCATGTCGATCATCACCAACACGTTCACCGACCCGCGGGACCGCGCCCGGGCCATCGGCGTCTGGGGCGCGGTCGTGGGCATCTCGATGGCCGCGGGCCCGCTGCTGGGCGGGCTGCTGGTGGAGTCCGTCGGCTGGCGGTCGATCTTCTGGATCAACCTGCCGGTCGGCCTGGTGGCCCTGCTCGCCACCCTGCGCCACGTCCCCGAGTCCCGCGCGCCCGAGCCCCGCCGCCCCGACCCGGTCGGACAGCTGCTGGTCATCGCCCTGTTCGGACCGCTCACCTACGCGATCATCCAGGCGCCCGAGGCGGGCGCGGAGGTCAGCGCCCCCTTCGCGGCGGTGGCGCTGGCCGCGCTGGCCGGGCTGCTGTGGTACGAACGCCGGCGCGTCGAACCCCTCATCGACCTGCGCTTCTTCCGTTCGGCGCCGTTCAGCGGGGCGACGGTCGTCGCCGTCAGCGCGTTCGCCGCGCTGGGCGGGTTCCTGTTCCTGTCCACGCTGTACCTCCAGAACGTCCGCGGTCTGGACGCCCTGCACGCCGGGCTGTGGATGCTGCCGATGGCCGTGCCGACGTTCCTGTGCGCCCCGCTGTCCGGCCGGCTGGTCGGCAGCCGGGGACCGCGGCTGCCGCTGCTGATCTCGGGCGCCGCCATCACCGTGAGCGGGCTGCTGTTCGCCGTGTTCGAGGCGGAGACGTCCGACGTGACGCTGTTCCTCGGGTACGTGCTGTTCGGGGTGGGCTTCGGCTTCGTGAACGCACCGATCACGAACACTGCGGTGTCGGGCATGCCGCGCGGCCAGGCGGGGCTCGCGGCGGCCGTCGCCTCCACCAGCCGCCAGCTGGGCCAGACACTGGGCGTCGCGGTGATCGGCGCGGTCCTGGCGACCGGCGTGAGCGCCTCGGCGTACCGGGACACCTTCGTCTCCGCCTCCGTCCCCGGCTGGTGGATCCTCGCGGGCTGCGGGCTCGTCGTCCTCGTCCTGGGCGCCGTCACCACCGGTGCGTGGGCGCGGGGCACGGCGGAGCGGGCCGCGCGGCGGCTCGCGGCCCCGGAGATCCGGGAAGCGACCGGCGTCAGCGCCTGAGCCCGCTCCCGGCGGACGGCAGCTCCAGGGCGAGGGCGTACAGCTTCTCCAGCCGTTCCCGCGTCGTCGCGTCCGCCGGTGCGTACGTCACCATGCGCGCCCCGAGTTCCGGGCTGAGCCAGAGGTCCGTGTGGGTGAGGTTGAGCAGACCCACCCGGGCGTTGCGGAACTGCTTGGTCTTGCTGCGGTTCGCGACGACCTCGTAGCGCTCCCAGTTCTCCCGGAACTCGGGGGACTCCGCCTTCAGCCGCGCGACGAGCATCTTCCA
Above is a genomic segment from Streptomyces asoensis containing:
- a CDS encoding CDP-alcohol phosphatidyltransferase — translated: MTTAHPETEPAPPADTASPEATPAAGATENSASAEATETAETAEAGETAEARETPEAPDPAATSETSAAPETAEATRSAGATETPDAAETGKAGVRPGAAEAAEATEVPGVVGARPRGVRARVAHWRDWRSRHARAARVVWWTATVASAVLVLGALLLPNRLFALHTSQFLRLPGEAIIGAALVLALPRRPRVALAALAGTVLGAVTILNVLDMQFVEYLGRDFNVVLDWTLLSDAQSYVADTLGGVVAVAASIGLALLVVLVLFVMAAATVRLSNLLVRDTRRATRGTLIAGTAWITCSVLGLQIAGGPIASDRVAGTIASEAGRVRDTLKDEAEFGKVARSDTFGATPAAQLLPDLRGKDVVFTFIESYGRSAIEDAGMAPGVDETLATRTAALAKAGFSAKSGWLTSATYGGSSWLGHSTTLSGLWVDTQQRYRTVMASDHLSLTKAFQKSGAWDTVGIMPGVQKGWPEAKFYGLDKVYNAFEMGYQGPKFSWSTMPDQYALEAFQRLEHGRAGRDKPLMSEIILTSSHQPWAPIPKMVGWDDLGDGSVFKGIEAAGQKASDVIADSAKSKAEYGKSIQYSVTALTEWLERYGTEDTVLVFLGDHQPISRVSGNNASRDVPVSIVAKDPKVLDKISSWNWTDGLRPAHDAPVWKMSSFRDRFLTAYGSTAHPSKG
- the dusB gene encoding tRNA dihydrouridine synthase DusB — protein: MSTTAPAQNSTLRIGPHHVTPPVVLAPMAGITNAPFRTLCREFSGGKGLFVSEMITTRALVERNEKTMQLIHFDATEKPRSIQLYGVDPATVGKAVRMIADEGLADHIDLNFGCPVPKVTRKGGGSALPFKRNLLRAILREAVSGAGDLPVTMKMRKGIDDDHITYLDAGRIAVEEGVTAIALHGRTAAQHYGGTADWEAVARLKEHVPEIPVLGNGDIWSAQDALRMVRETGCDGVVVGRGCLGRPWLFADLVAAFEGRTDDIARPSLREVADVMVRHATLLGEWIGDEPRGVVDFRKHVAWYLKGFAVGSEMRKRLAVTSSLAELRAGLDELDLDQPWPAGADGPRGRTSGNNRVVLPDGWLKDPYDCAGVGEDAELDTSGG
- a CDS encoding MFS transporter — its product is MPELSPRRRRLVLSICCMSLLIVSLDVTVLNVALPAMQSDLHASTAGLQWTIDAYTLVLAMLLMLAGSTADRIGRKKVFMAGLVVFTLGSLLCSLAPNLELLVAARMMQAVGGSMLNPVAMSIITNTFTDPRDRARAIGVWGAVVGISMAAGPLLGGLLVESVGWRSIFWINLPVGLVALLATLRHVPESRAPEPRRPDPVGQLLVIALFGPLTYAIIQAPEAGAEVSAPFAAVALAALAGLLWYERRRVEPLIDLRFFRSAPFSGATVVAVSAFAALGGFLFLSTLYLQNVRGLDALHAGLWMLPMAVPTFLCAPLSGRLVGSRGPRLPLLISGAAITVSGLLFAVFEAETSDVTLFLGYVLFGVGFGFVNAPITNTAVSGMPRGQAGLAAAVASTSRQLGQTLGVAVIGAVLATGVSASAYRDTFVSASVPGWWILAGCGLVVLVLGAVTTGAWARGTAERAARRLAAPEIREATGVSA